A single Marinobacter sp. es.042 DNA region contains:
- the prpC gene encoding 2-methylcitrate synthase encodes MAEAKQLSGAGLRGQVAGETALCTVGKSGAGLTYRGYDIADLAEKAQFEEIAYLLLRGKLPNRQELDTYTKKLQSLRGLPAALKTVLEQIPKDAHPMDVMRTGCSMLGNLETEEDFSEQDDKIDRMLAVFPSIITYWYRFAHEGVRIETESDVDSIGGHFLELLHGKKPSELHERVMNVSLILYAEHEFNASTFTARVCASTLSDIHSCVTGAIGSLRGPLHGGANEAAMALIQKFKTPEEAEEGLMGMLERKEKIMGFGHAIYKESDPRNAIIKQWSKKLAEEVGDTVLYPVSERCEAVMWREKKLFCNADFFHASAYHFMGIPTELFTPIFVMSRVSGWTAHVKEQRENNRIIRPSADYTGPADANWVPIDERP; translated from the coding sequence ATGGCTGAAGCAAAACAACTAAGCGGTGCAGGCCTCCGTGGCCAGGTAGCTGGTGAAACCGCCCTGTGCACCGTCGGCAAAAGCGGCGCCGGCCTGACATACCGCGGCTATGACATCGCAGATCTGGCTGAGAAGGCCCAGTTTGAAGAAATCGCTTACCTTCTGCTTCGGGGCAAACTGCCAAATCGGCAGGAGCTGGATACCTATACCAAAAAACTCCAGAGCCTGCGTGGCCTGCCGGCTGCCCTGAAAACCGTGCTTGAGCAGATCCCCAAAGACGCGCACCCGATGGATGTGATGCGTACCGGCTGCTCCATGCTGGGCAACCTGGAAACCGAAGAAGATTTCAGCGAGCAGGACGACAAGATCGACCGCATGCTGGCGGTGTTCCCGTCCATCATCACTTACTGGTACCGCTTCGCCCACGAAGGCGTCCGGATCGAAACCGAGAGCGACGTGGATTCCATCGGCGGCCATTTCCTGGAGCTGCTTCACGGCAAGAAGCCCAGCGAGCTGCACGAGCGCGTGATGAACGTCTCTCTGATCCTGTACGCAGAGCACGAATTCAACGCCTCCACGTTCACTGCCCGAGTCTGTGCGTCCACCTTGTCTGACATTCACAGCTGTGTGACCGGTGCGATCGGTTCACTGCGCGGTCCTCTGCACGGCGGTGCCAACGAGGCCGCCATGGCGCTGATCCAGAAGTTCAAGACCCCGGAAGAGGCGGAAGAAGGCCTGATGGGCATGCTCGAGCGGAAAGAAAAGATCATGGGCTTCGGTCACGCGATCTATAAAGAGTCCGACCCGCGGAACGCCATCATCAAACAGTGGTCCAAGAAGCTGGCTGAAGAAGTGGGCGATACCGTGCTGTATCCGGTATCCGAGCGCTGTGAAGCGGTTATGTGGCGCGAGAAGAAGCTGTTCTGTAACGCGGACTTCTTCCATGCATCCGCCTACCACTTCATGGGCATTCCAACCGAACTGTTTACACCGATCTTCGTGATGTCCCGGGTATCCGGCTGGACCGCCCACGTGAAAGAGCAGCGTGAGAACAACCGCATCATTCGCCCAAGCGCCGATTACACCGGCCCGGCGGATGCCAATTGGGTGCCAATCGACGAGCGGCCGTAA
- the acnD gene encoding Fe/S-dependent 2-methylisocitrate dehydratase AcnD: MNTEYRKPLPGTDLDYFDTRQAVEDIQAGAYDKLPYTSKILAEQLVRRCDPEVLTDSLKQLIERKRDLDFPWYPARVVCHDILGQTALVDLAGLRDAIAEKGGDPAKVNPVVPTQLIVDHSLAVEHAGFEKDAFEKNREIEDRRNDDRFHFINWTKTAFKNVDVIPPGNGIMHQINLEKMSPVVQNRDGVAFPDTCVGTDSHTPMVDALGVISVGVGGLEAESVMLGRASMMRLPDIVGVELTGKLQPGITSTDMVLAITEFLRKEKVVGAYLEFYGEGADSLSVGDRATISNMTPEYGATAAMFYIDGQTIDYLKLTGREDDQVALVEKFAKETGLWADSMKNAEYERVLKFDLSKVTRTLAGPSNPHAHLPTSELAARGIAGEWEQEEGKMPDGACIIAAITSCTNTSNPRNMVAAGLIARNANKLGLTRKPWVKTSLAPGSKTVKMYLEEAKLLPELEQLGFGVVAFACTTCNGMSGALDPKIAQEIMDRDLFSTAVLSGNRNFDGRIHPYAKQAFLASPPLVVAYAIAGTIRFDIEKDALGYDQDGNPVTLKDIWPDDAEIDAIVKSSVKPEQFRSTYIPMFDITRDAQANTNPLYEWRPQSTYIRRPPYWEGGMVGEKTLKGMRPLAVLPDNITTDHLSPSNAIMMNSAAGEYLHKMGVPEEDFNSYATHRGDHLTAQRATFANPKLFNEMVRDENGNVKQGSLARIEPEGKVVRMWEAIETYMERKQPLIIIAGADYGQGSSRDWAAKGVALAGVEAIVAEGFERIHRTNLIGMGVMPLQFEEGTTRKTLGIDGTETYDVEGTPAPRAELTLVIHRKNGSTERIPVICRLDTAEEVSIYSAGGVLQRFAEDFLQSEGAA, encoded by the coding sequence ATGAATACTGAATACCGCAAACCCCTACCAGGCACCGACCTGGACTATTTCGATACTCGCCAGGCCGTGGAAGACATCCAGGCCGGCGCGTACGACAAGCTCCCGTACACCTCCAAGATCCTGGCTGAGCAACTGGTTCGCCGGTGCGATCCCGAGGTGCTGACGGATTCCCTGAAACAGCTGATCGAACGCAAGCGCGACCTGGATTTCCCCTGGTATCCCGCACGCGTGGTATGCCACGATATTCTCGGCCAGACTGCTCTAGTGGATCTGGCAGGTTTGCGTGACGCCATTGCCGAGAAGGGCGGTGACCCCGCCAAGGTGAACCCGGTAGTGCCCACACAGCTGATCGTGGATCACTCGCTGGCCGTTGAGCACGCGGGTTTCGAGAAGGACGCGTTCGAGAAGAACCGTGAGATTGAAGACCGTCGAAACGATGACCGTTTCCACTTCATCAACTGGACCAAGACCGCGTTCAAAAACGTAGACGTGATCCCTCCCGGCAACGGCATCATGCACCAGATTAACCTGGAAAAGATGTCTCCGGTGGTTCAGAACCGTGACGGTGTAGCTTTCCCGGATACCTGTGTCGGCACTGACAGCCACACCCCGATGGTTGATGCTCTGGGTGTCATCTCTGTCGGCGTTGGTGGCCTGGAAGCCGAGAGCGTTATGTTGGGGCGTGCCTCCATGATGCGCCTGCCGGATATCGTGGGCGTTGAACTGACTGGCAAGCTGCAGCCGGGTATCACCAGTACCGACATGGTCCTGGCCATCACCGAGTTCCTGCGCAAGGAGAAAGTGGTAGGCGCTTACCTGGAGTTCTATGGCGAAGGCGCAGACAGCCTGAGCGTGGGCGACCGCGCCACCATCTCCAACATGACTCCGGAGTATGGTGCCACCGCAGCGATGTTCTACATCGACGGTCAGACCATCGACTACCTGAAGCTGACCGGCCGTGAGGACGATCAGGTGGCCCTGGTCGAGAAATTCGCCAAGGAAACCGGTCTCTGGGCAGACAGCATGAAAAACGCGGAATACGAGCGCGTGCTGAAGTTTGACCTGTCCAAAGTCACTCGCACACTGGCTGGCCCCTCCAACCCTCATGCGCACCTGCCCACCTCCGAGCTGGCAGCGCGTGGCATTGCCGGTGAATGGGAACAGGAAGAGGGCAAAATGCCGGATGGCGCCTGCATCATCGCCGCCATCACCAGCTGCACGAATACCAGTAACCCCCGCAACATGGTGGCTGCAGGCCTGATTGCCCGCAACGCCAACAAGCTGGGCCTGACCCGGAAGCCCTGGGTGAAAACTTCCCTGGCGCCGGGCTCCAAAACCGTCAAGATGTACCTGGAAGAGGCCAAACTCCTGCCTGAGCTGGAACAACTCGGCTTCGGCGTGGTGGCTTTTGCCTGCACCACCTGTAACGGCATGAGCGGTGCCCTGGATCCGAAGATCGCGCAGGAAATCATGGATCGCGATCTGTTTTCCACCGCCGTGCTTTCCGGTAACCGGAACTTCGACGGCCGGATTCACCCATACGCCAAGCAGGCGTTCCTCGCGTCGCCACCGCTGGTGGTTGCCTATGCGATTGCGGGTACCATCCGTTTCGATATCGAGAAAGATGCCCTGGGCTACGATCAAGACGGCAACCCCGTCACCCTGAAGGACATTTGGCCGGACGATGCGGAAATCGATGCCATCGTGAAATCCAGCGTGAAGCCGGAACAGTTCCGCAGCACTTACATCCCGATGTTCGACATTACTCGGGATGCCCAGGCGAACACCAACCCGCTGTATGAGTGGCGTCCCCAGAGCACCTACATCCGTCGCCCGCCGTATTGGGAAGGTGGCATGGTAGGTGAGAAAACGCTCAAGGGCATGCGCCCGCTGGCTGTGTTGCCGGACAACATCACCACCGACCACCTGTCGCCCTCAAACGCGATCATGATGAACAGTGCCGCTGGTGAGTACCTGCACAAGATGGGCGTGCCGGAGGAAGACTTTAACTCCTACGCAACCCACCGTGGTGATCACCTGACAGCACAGCGCGCTACGTTTGCCAACCCCAAACTGTTCAACGAAATGGTTCGGGATGAAAACGGCAACGTGAAGCAGGGTTCCCTCGCCCGCATCGAGCCGGAAGGCAAGGTTGTCCGCATGTGGGAAGCCATCGAAACCTACATGGAGCGCAAGCAGCCACTGATCATCATCGCCGGTGCTGATTACGGGCAGGGCTCCTCCCGTGACTGGGCCGCCAAGGGCGTCGCACTGGCAGGTGTAGAAGCCATCGTGGCCGAGGGCTTCGAGCGGATTCACCGCACCAACCTGATCGGTATGGGGGTTATGCCCCTGCAGTTCGAGGAAGGCACAACCCGCAAGACTCTCGGCATCGACGGCACCGAAACCTACGATGTGGAAGGCACCCCGGCGCCCCGCGCCGAGCTCACGCTGGTCATCCATCGGAAGAACGGCAGCACGGAGCGCATTCCGGTAATCTGCCGCCTGGATACCGCTGAAGAAGTGTCTATCTACAGCGCCGGTGGAGTGTTGCAGCGGTTTGCCGAGGATTTCCTGCAGTCCGAAGGGGCGGCGTGA